A part of Chroicocephalus ridibundus chromosome 5, bChrRid1.1, whole genome shotgun sequence genomic DNA contains:
- the CEP44 gene encoding centrosomal protein of 44 kDa isoform X3, which produces MATGDLKGSLRKIEQGLRLLNYPRDVDYTVLVKGDPAAFLPIISYSFTSFSTYIAELLVKCDVELTAKSDLRFIEAIYKVLRDQFQYKPILTKQQFLQFGFAERKMQIVCDIINCVVKKHKELSNSNKVKSQTRKKLKSFTCEVWSNCDNVLTLPNGSALNSKQKPLVERHSGNEVGDDLHPLPLPAQGGREEELHLDHDVVEVKCEQVAEDNSQIEFLKSQLADCQEKLHKLDWMEDKLQGLEEKLKGKVIIDEKDWNNLLSRVLLLETQLLLQSKKRDLPPEFSNISQECTCSRIPVSPAM; this is translated from the exons ATGGCAACAGGAGACCTAAAaggaagtttaagaaaaatagaacaaGGACTTCGCTTGTTAAATTATCCAAGAGATGTGGATTATACAGT GTTAGTAAAGGGTGATCCAGCTGCGTTTTTACCGATCATCAGCTATTCTTTTACATCTTTTTCAACTTATATTGCGGAACTTTTGGTGAAGTGTGATGTGGAACTCACAGCAAAGAGCGACTTGCGTTTTATTGAAGCTATTTATAAG GTTCTTCGAGATCAATTTCAATATAAACCAATTTTAACAAAACAGCAGTTTCTTCAGTTTGGCTTTGcggaaagaaaaatgcagattgTTTGTGACATCATCAACTGTGTGGTGAAAAAACATAAGGAATTAAGTAACTCGAATAAG GTTAAATCCCAAACAAGGAAAAAACTCAAATCTTTTACATGTGAAGTATGGTCAAATTGTGATAATGTCCTTACTCTTCCTAATGGCAGTGCTCTGAATTCCAAACAG AAGCCTCTAGTAGAACGGCACTCAGGAAATGAAGTTGGTGATGACCTTCATCCACTACCCCTTCCAgcacagggagggagagaagaagaattGCACCTAGATCATGATGTTGTGGAAGTGAAATGTGAACAA GTCGCAGAAGATAATTCTCAGATTGAGTTCCTAAAGAGTCAGCTTGCTGATTGCCAGGAAAAGCTTCATAAGCTGGATTGGATGGAAGATAAACTTCAGGGTTTAGAAGAGAAGCTGAAGGGAAAGGTGATCATAGATGAGAAGGACTGGAATAACTTGTTGAGTCGGGTTTTGCTTCTTGAAACGCAACTGTTGTTGCAATCCAAAAAG